One window from the genome of Apus apus isolate bApuApu2 chromosome 12, bApuApu2.pri.cur, whole genome shotgun sequence encodes:
- the CHMP1B gene encoding charged multivesicular body protein 1b: protein MANMEKHLFNLKFAAKELNRNSKKCDKEEKAEKAKIKKAIQKGNMEVARIHAENAIRQKNQAINFLRMSARVDAVAARVQTAVTMGKVTKSMAGVVKSMDATLKSMNLEKISALMDKFEHQFETLDVQTQQMEDTMSSTTTLTTPQNQVDMLLQEMADEAGLDLNMELPQGQTGSVGTSVASAEQDELSQRLARLRDQV from the exons ATGGCCAACATGGAGA AGCACCTGTTTAACTTAAAGTTTGCTGCAAAGGAGCTCAACAGGAACTCGAAAAAATGcgacaaagaagaaaaggccGAGAAAGCTAAAATTAAGAAG GCAATTCAGAAGGGGAACATGGAAGTGGCCCGGATCCACGCGGAGAACGCCATCCGCCAGAAGAACCAGGCCATCAATTTCTTGCGCATGAGCGCCAGGGTAGATGCTGTAGCAGCCAGAGTTCAGACTGCAGTGACAATGGGCAAG GTAACCAAGTCAATGGCAGGGGTAGTGAAGTCTATGGATGCCACGCTGAAGAGCATGAACTTGGAAAAG ATATCTGCCCTAATGGATAAATTTGAGCATCAATTTGAAACGTTAGATGTTCAGACACAACAGATGGAAGATACAATGAGCAGCACCACGACACTAACAACACCACAA AACCAGGTGGATATGCTTCTACAGGAAATGGCAGATGAAGCAGG TCTTGATCTGAACATGGAGCTACCTCAAGGGCAAACAGGTTCTGTTGGTACAAGTGTTGCGTCGGCAGAACAG GATGAGCTGTCACAGAGACTCGCCCGCCTACGTGATCAAGTGTAA